From Desulfosalsimonas propionicica, the proteins below share one genomic window:
- a CDS encoding MBL fold metallo-hydrolase — protein MAEQLYPGLYRIHIPLPESPLKYLNSYVIKGGDRNLVIDTGLNRDVCKRAMLEGLDEIGVALDSIDLFITHLHADHFGLVPELAGENTRIYFNRPDSELIENWQGFEPMIAYGGQSGFPEQELRNALNQHPGFKYGTGWMPFMNLIEDGQPLTVGDYAFTCIQTPGHTKGHTCLYEPEKKIFIAGDHVLYNITPNIQCWSDTDDPLGDYLDSLDKVRDLEVSCALPGHRHLFERFAERIDELKAHHSRRLEEVLEILDKAGPQNAFEVASQMSWDLTAKSWADFPVAQKWFATGEAISHLRYLEIQKRIQRPQQEPVILYEPA, from the coding sequence ATGGCCGAGCAGTTGTATCCCGGGCTTTATCGTATTCACATCCCGCTGCCCGAAAGTCCGCTGAAATATTTAAATTCGTATGTGATCAAAGGCGGGGACCGAAATCTTGTCATTGACACCGGTTTAAACCGGGATGTGTGCAAAAGGGCCATGCTCGAGGGCCTGGATGAAATCGGCGTTGCCCTGGATTCCATTGATCTTTTTATCACCCATCTGCATGCGGATCATTTCGGGCTGGTGCCCGAGCTTGCCGGTGAAAATACCCGGATTTATTTCAACCGTCCCGACAGTGAACTCATTGAAAACTGGCAGGGCTTTGAGCCCATGATTGCCTATGGCGGCCAGAGCGGATTTCCCGAACAGGAGCTGAGAAACGCCTTGAACCAGCACCCGGGCTTTAAGTACGGCACCGGCTGGATGCCGTTTATGAACCTGATCGAAGACGGCCAGCCGCTCACCGTGGGCGATTACGCTTTTACCTGCATCCAGACCCCGGGCCATACAAAGGGCCATACCTGTTTATATGAGCCGGAGAAAAAGATTTTTATTGCAGGCGACCACGTGCTCTACAACATTACCCCCAATATCCAGTGCTGGTCAGATACAGACGATCCCCTGGGCGATTATCTGGACAGTCTTGACAAGGTCCGCGATCTTGAGGTCAGCTGCGCCCTGCCGGGCCACAGGCACCTTTTTGAGCGGTTTGCTGAACGCATTGACGAATTAAAGGCCCATCACAGCCGGCGTCTGGAGGAGGTGCTGGAGATACTGGACAAGGCCGGCCCCCAAAACGCCTTTGAGGTGGCCTCGCAGATGAGCTGGGATTTGACCGCCAAAAGCTGGGCGGATTTCCCGGTGGCCCAGAAATGGTTTGCCACCGGAGAGGCTATTTCCCACCTGCGGTATTTGGAAATACAAAAGCGCATCCAACGGCCACAGCAAGAGCCGGTGATTTTGTATGAACCCGCATAA
- a CDS encoding DUF2169 family type VI secretion system accessory protein → MHVIQPYRPLQAGLNHRVMEQNRRFFFVVSATLGIDLCSGKARLDVDFLKDAFEAMADNPTPEMGMPKPRGEFLVTGAFFAPGGRAVTGGEVRVRLGQSEKSLYVFGPRRWAAGGLPSSPEPITTLPVDYAHAFGGLDYAKNPDGMGHNDGRLPCIENPDRLITSPGDTPEPAGIAPLVLDCPQRMRFRGTYEDDYKLKYYPGYPEDMDWRFFLNSPEDQWIQGYFQGSESFEIRNMHPEMPVISGALPDLYARAFIRHTIGTETPDFGELPLNLDTVWFFPGKQLGLLVFRGITEVADDEATQISDVLLAYENRRDEKRSLAHYHQALERRMTGENPFLNYFQTRDLIPPGDPTALAIFQEKGEVELDDNSALSQNITAREDACSKTVEDKVDEAARQAEQSMAQTRMPDTAAAAMPEDDAFDVQKMISEPADPGSAQVSDPDLDEFSRKLEEIMPGITSGQGGKVDLEDFPFDRIGEIADAAEVMGQKKDEQAREKLREQITNVRDTLQSQMAETRESGQEIPADARNELQELDDQISALETEEDSSPPPQPLPRVNAEALMEKIPLRLPDEAMAAMAHLQGLKSIGMENEQTRDLEAQITADMEEAANEIRESLCELEQQFRAGYIMGAHFMEAGLPPHSKPVKEVRAEFLDAVAAGKPVAGGDWACIDLSGARLDQMDLSGAFFEQVNFSGASLKGANLSGAFLVRADLTGADLTGANLQGANMGAAAAAGCIFARADCRSAVLSKGDFTGADFTAASLKEAETLYVRMDQASFSGADVSGIQFLEPDIRGADFTDADLSGSFFLNGRLSDVTFAGAAMTRCLFANMILKNVCFDRAVFNQSCFAGTDAEAVCLEGLSFRKANLQQSNFQRMILQKADFSGADLENSYFESADLSGADFSGASARNAQFRSADLTGANLEGINLMGGSLAKARLVRARLARANLFQVDFLRATITDTDFDGSNLDSTLIAHWRPE, encoded by the coding sequence ATGCATGTTATCCAACCATACCGCCCCCTGCAGGCGGGACTCAACCATCGGGTGATGGAGCAGAACCGGCGCTTTTTCTTTGTTGTCTCGGCCACGCTGGGCATTGACCTGTGCTCCGGAAAGGCCCGTCTGGATGTTGATTTTTTAAAGGATGCATTTGAGGCCATGGCAGACAACCCCACCCCGGAGATGGGCATGCCCAAGCCCCGGGGCGAGTTTCTGGTCACAGGCGCGTTTTTCGCACCCGGCGGGCGGGCTGTCACCGGCGGTGAGGTCCGGGTCCGGCTGGGGCAGAGTGAAAAATCCCTTTATGTGTTCGGCCCCCGCAGATGGGCAGCCGGTGGTCTGCCCTCCTCGCCGGAGCCGATCACAACCCTGCCGGTGGATTACGCCCATGCCTTCGGCGGTTTGGATTACGCCAAAAACCCCGACGGCATGGGGCATAACGACGGGCGGCTGCCCTGCATTGAAAATCCGGACCGCCTGATCACCTCCCCCGGTGATACGCCAGAGCCTGCCGGCATTGCACCCCTGGTTCTGGACTGCCCCCAGCGCATGCGTTTTCGGGGAACCTACGAAGATGACTACAAGCTCAAATATTACCCCGGATACCCGGAAGACATGGATTGGCGTTTTTTTCTCAACAGCCCGGAGGACCAGTGGATACAGGGATATTTTCAGGGCAGCGAATCCTTTGAAATCCGAAACATGCACCCGGAGATGCCCGTTATCAGCGGGGCGCTGCCGGATCTTTACGCCCGTGCCTTTATCCGCCATACCATCGGCACGGAAACACCGGATTTCGGCGAGCTGCCCCTGAACCTGGACACGGTTTGGTTTTTCCCGGGAAAACAGCTGGGCCTGCTTGTTTTCCGGGGTATCACCGAGGTGGCCGATGACGAGGCCACCCAGATCAGTGATGTGCTTCTGGCATATGAAAACCGCCGGGATGAAAAGCGCAGCCTTGCCCATTACCACCAGGCCCTGGAAAGGCGGATGACCGGGGAAAATCCGTTTCTCAACTATTTTCAGACCCGGGACCTGATCCCCCCCGGCGATCCCACCGCCCTGGCCATTTTTCAGGAAAAAGGCGAGGTGGAGCTCGATGACAACAGTGCCCTGTCCCAAAACATTACCGCCCGGGAAGATGCCTGCAGCAAAACCGTGGAGGACAAGGTTGACGAAGCCGCCCGTCAGGCGGAGCAGTCCATGGCCCAAACCCGTATGCCGGACACAGCTGCGGCCGCCATGCCCGAAGACGACGCTTTTGATGTGCAAAAGATGATCAGTGAACCGGCCGACCCCGGGTCTGCCCAGGTTTCTGATCCGGATCTGGACGAATTTAGCCGCAAGCTCGAAGAGATTATGCCCGGGATCACATCCGGGCAGGGCGGCAAAGTGGACCTGGAGGATTTTCCGTTTGACCGCATCGGTGAAATCGCCGATGCCGCAGAGGTCATGGGCCAAAAAAAGGATGAGCAGGCCCGGGAAAAACTTCGGGAACAGATCACCAATGTCCGCGACACCCTGCAAAGCCAAATGGCCGAAACCCGGGAAAGCGGACAGGAAATACCGGCTGATGCCCGCAATGAGCTTCAGGAACTCGACGATCAGATAAGCGCTCTGGAAACGGAAGAAGACTCAAGCCCGCCCCCGCAGCCCCTGCCCCGGGTCAATGCCGAAGCCCTTATGGAAAAAATTCCCCTCCGCCTGCCCGATGAAGCCATGGCCGCCATGGCGCATTTGCAGGGCTTGAAATCCATTGGCATGGAAAACGAGCAGACCCGGGATCTGGAGGCGCAGATCACAGCGGATATGGAAGAGGCGGCCAATGAGATCCGGGAGTCGCTCTGCGAGCTGGAACAACAGTTCAGGGCCGGCTATATCATGGGCGCCCATTTCATGGAGGCGGGATTGCCGCCGCACAGCAAACCCGTCAAAGAGGTCCGGGCGGAATTTCTGGATGCCGTGGCCGCCGGCAAGCCGGTTGCCGGCGGAGACTGGGCCTGCATTGATCTTTCGGGGGCGCGGCTGGACCAAATGGATCTGTCCGGGGCATTTTTCGAACAGGTCAATTTTTCCGGCGCCAGCTTAAAAGGCGCAAACCTGAGCGGGGCCTTTCTTGTCCGGGCCGATCTTACCGGGGCGGATCTCACCGGCGCCAATTTGCAGGGCGCCAATATGGGTGCGGCCGCCGCTGCCGGATGTATTTTTGCGCGTGCCGACTGCCGCAGCGCTGTTTTGTCCAAGGGGGATTTTACAGGGGCGGATTTTACCGCTGCCAGCCTGAAAGAAGCCGAGACACTGTATGTGCGCATGGATCAGGCAAGCTTTTCCGGAGCCGATGTCTCCGGGATTCAGTTTTTGGAACCCGATATTCGCGGTGCGGATTTCACGGATGCGGATCTTTCCGGGTCATTTTTCCTAAACGGGCGGCTCAGCGATGTCACCTTTGCCGGGGCTGCCATGACCCGGTGTTTGTTTGCCAACATGATCCTCAAAAACGTCTGCTTTGACCGGGCTGTATTTAACCAGAGCTGTTTTGCCGGAACCGATGCTGAAGCAGTCTGTCTTGAGGGATTGAGTTTCCGGAAGGCCAATCTGCAGCAATCCAATTTCCAGCGCATGATTCTTCAAAAGGCCGACTTTTCCGGGGCTGATCTCGAAAACAGCTATTTTGAAAGCGCGGATCTTTCGGGTGCGGATTTTTCCGGGGCCAGTGCCAGAAACGCCCAGTTCCGGAGCGCGGACCTGACCGGAGCGAACCTGGAGGGAATCAATCTCATGGGCGGCTCCCTTGCCAAGGCCCGGCTGGTGCGGGCCCGCCTTGCCCGGGCCAATCTTTTCCAGGTGGATTTTCTGCGGGCCACGATAACGGATACAGATTTTGACGGCAGCAATCTCGACAGCACTTTGATTGCCCACTGGAGGCCGGAATAA
- a CDS encoding ATP-binding protein, producing MKDDDTYFSHQLKLPAHMDSLHGFIQFMEQSAGELGLEDALIRKLSLVAEELLVNVIHYAYAGTGEDGGIDLQCGMADRQTFCMRIADKGKPFDPLSAAEPDLTRDIEDRPVGGLGVFLVRELADHLDYQRKDGANVVLFCKKVR from the coding sequence TTGAAAGATGATGACACCTATTTTTCCCACCAGCTGAAACTGCCGGCACACATGGATTCACTCCATGGGTTTATCCAATTCATGGAGCAAAGCGCCGGGGAACTGGGCCTCGAAGATGCTCTGATCCGCAAGCTCAGCCTGGTGGCCGAAGAACTTCTGGTCAATGTGATCCACTACGCCTACGCGGGTACCGGTGAGGACGGGGGCATCGATCTGCAATGCGGCATGGCCGATCGGCAGACCTTCTGCATGCGCATTGCTGACAAGGGAAAGCCTTTTGATCCGCTTTCAGCCGCGGAACCCGATTTGACCCGGGACATTGAAGACCGCCCCGTTGGCGGCCTTGGCGTTTTTCTGGTCCGGGAACTCGCCGATCATCTGGATTATCAGCGAAAAGACGGCGCCAATGTGGTGCTCTTCTGCAAAAAAGTCCGATGA
- a CDS encoding STAS domain-containing protein, whose protein sequence is MECESFKQDDAVVVKPSGRMDAGTASVFEKECDKWIEKGETDLIADFENLEYISSAGLRSVLVVGKKLKPAGGELALCNMNGMVEEVFGMSGFKNIFNIFDTLEAALER, encoded by the coding sequence ATGGAGTGCGAAAGCTTTAAACAAGACGATGCCGTCGTGGTCAAGCCTTCCGGCCGCATGGATGCCGGCACCGCGTCGGTGTTTGAAAAGGAATGCGACAAATGGATTGAAAAAGGCGAAACCGACCTGATCGCCGACTTTGAAAACCTGGAGTATATCAGCAGCGCGGGCCTTCGAAGCGTCCTGGTGGTGGGGAAAAAACTCAAGCCCGCCGGCGGCGAGCTGGCCTTGTGCAATATGAACGGAATGGTGGAGGAAGTGTTCGGCATGTCCGGATTTAAAAATATTTTCAATATTTTTGACACACTTGAGGCTGCACTTGAAAGATGA
- a CDS encoding acetate--CoA ligase family protein, translated as MNPHKQDKEDSAMEIIDQALAAGRRALSEYDAKRLLSDCGIAVTREQLASDRDMAVEAARQIGFPVVVKGSGAELMHKTESGVVFVNIADEQGVADAFDAIANKLGAGFEAVLVQEMVSGKRELVLGLHREPQFGPCVMLGLGGVLTEVINDTAFRIAPFDEAEARDMAAELRAGKVFDAFRGEASADMDQLAKNLCALGRIGLEQENIAEIDINPLIITPEGGLKAVDALVVLKESSHD; from the coding sequence ATGAACCCGCATAAACAAGACAAGGAAGATTCAGCCATGGAAATCATTGATCAGGCCCTGGCCGCCGGCCGGCGGGCCCTTTCCGAATATGACGCAAAGCGGCTGCTCTCTGACTGCGGCATTGCCGTTACCCGGGAGCAACTGGCATCAGACCGGGACATGGCCGTTGAAGCCGCCCGGCAGATCGGGTTTCCGGTTGTTGTCAAGGGCTCGGGCGCCGAACTCATGCACAAGACCGAATCCGGAGTGGTGTTTGTCAATATCGCAGACGAGCAGGGAGTGGCAGATGCCTTTGATGCCATTGCCAATAAACTGGGTGCCGGTTTTGAAGCCGTGCTGGTCCAGGAAATGGTTTCCGGCAAGCGGGAACTGGTGCTGGGCCTGCACAGGGAGCCGCAGTTCGGGCCGTGCGTGATGCTGGGGCTGGGCGGCGTTCTTACCGAGGTGATAAACGACACGGCCTTCCGGATCGCCCCGTTTGACGAGGCCGAAGCCAGAGATATGGCTGCAGAGCTTCGCGCCGGAAAGGTCTTTGATGCGTTTCGGGGCGAGGCTTCAGCCGACATGGATCAGCTGGCCAAAAATCTGTGCGCCCTGGGCCGGATTGGACTGGAGCAGGAAAATATCGCAGAAATTGACATCAACCCATTGATTATCACACCCGAGGGCGGCCTGAAGGCTGTTGACGCGCTCGTGGTGTTAAAGGAAAGCAGCCATGACTGA
- a CDS encoding DUF3540 domain-containing protein, whose amino-acid sequence MSSQTSKVIPIADQPPPAVRQGVVTAVGKDGLTIAVSGKTVRARKAFSCIIEPEVQDTVLCCRDDNGTFFVLAIMDRPRSQAMKLVFPSDATLESASGSVNVFSQKAINMAAKDISAFSKNAVHKSDQGYIAYDRITASGTEVHASYKTVRLISGLINTMARQVIDKFKGYIRHTEDNDQVQAGQLTRRTSGLYSMDSRNTVMISKKETKIDGEKIYMA is encoded by the coding sequence ATGAGCAGCCAAACATCCAAAGTCATTCCGATAGCCGACCAACCCCCGCCGGCTGTCCGGCAGGGCGTGGTCACCGCTGTTGGAAAAGACGGGCTTACCATTGCCGTTTCCGGAAAAACCGTCCGGGCCCGCAAGGCCTTTTCCTGCATCATCGAACCTGAGGTGCAGGACACGGTTTTGTGCTGCAGGGATGACAACGGCACCTTTTTTGTCCTGGCCATCATGGACCGGCCCCGGAGCCAGGCCATGAAGCTGGTTTTTCCTTCGGATGCCACACTGGAATCCGCCTCCGGGAGTGTAAACGTGTTTTCCCAAAAAGCCATCAACATGGCTGCCAAAGACATCAGCGCGTTTTCAAAAAATGCCGTGCATAAAAGCGATCAGGGCTATATTGCCTATGACCGGATCACGGCCAGCGGCACCGAAGTTCATGCCAGTTACAAAACCGTCCGGCTCATCAGCGGGCTGATCAACACCATGGCCCGGCAGGTGATTGACAAGTTCAAAGGCTATATCCGGCATACCGAGGACAACGACCAGGTCCAGGCCGGCCAGCTGACCCGGCGCACCAGCGGGCTTTATTCCATGGATTCGAGAAATACGGTGATGATCAGCAAAAAAGAAACCAAGATCGACGGTGAAAAAATCTATATGGCCTAA
- a CDS encoding pentapeptide repeat-containing protein — protein sequence MTGEELAAQVKNGEVFYQEDFSDMDCRGADLSGGIFSEVCFDNCDFTQAGLKEATFAKCSMQNAVFARADIRQINFAQCGMDQARFCQITADSAKFVESSMKGADFSNSRLETCFFTHTDLEAAVLCGLELTTTAFSGCRLVGADFSGARVERSFFHDCGFKDNNLSGITLYLSLFHGADFDGTDFSGLDLTQCQFHESSLNNCNFARTRLDKSGFMWGALTGSLFDGASLEYANFYEAALSGASFREANLTRAGLQYTQISGSDFSNAKMIQAQMEGACAEQSSFAGADLTYADFSHAKLRASDFSRAALYLTNFHAADDEKTKWSGSTRALSWGTNQSRLKAEKWEKK from the coding sequence ATGACCGGAGAGGAGCTGGCCGCACAGGTCAAAAACGGAGAAGTGTTTTACCAGGAGGATTTCTCGGACATGGACTGCCGGGGCGCGGATCTTTCCGGCGGGATTTTCAGCGAAGTGTGCTTTGACAACTGTGATTTTACACAAGCCGGGCTCAAAGAAGCCACCTTTGCCAAATGCTCCATGCAAAACGCGGTGTTTGCCCGGGCCGACATCCGGCAGATCAACTTTGCCCAATGCGGGATGGATCAGGCCCGGTTTTGTCAGATCACGGCGGATTCGGCCAAGTTTGTTGAATCGTCCATGAAAGGGGCGGATTTTTCCAACTCCAGGCTTGAGACCTGCTTTTTTACCCATACCGATCTTGAAGCCGCGGTTTTATGCGGACTGGAGCTGACCACAACGGCTTTTTCCGGATGCCGGCTGGTAGGGGCGGATTTTTCCGGGGCCCGGGTGGAAAGAAGTTTTTTCCATGACTGCGGTTTTAAGGACAACAACCTTTCCGGTATTACCCTTTATTTGTCTTTGTTCCACGGAGCCGATTTTGACGGAACCGATTTTTCCGGGCTGGATCTGACCCAGTGCCAGTTTCACGAATCGAGCCTGAACAATTGCAATTTTGCCCGGACCCGGCTGGACAAAAGCGGTTTTATGTGGGGGGCGCTCACGGGCTCGCTTTTTGACGGCGCCAGCCTGGAATACGCCAATTTCTACGAAGCCGCCCTGTCCGGGGCCAGTTTCCGGGAGGCCAACCTGACCCGGGCCGGGCTGCAATACACACAGATATCCGGCTCGGATTTTTCAAACGCCAAAATGATCCAGGCACAGATGGAAGGCGCCTGTGCGGAGCAATCCTCTTTTGCGGGCGCGGACCTGACTTATGCGGACTTTTCTCATGCAAAGCTCAGGGCCTCGGATTTTTCCCGGGCGGCTTTGTATTTAACCAATTTTCATGCCGCAGATGACGAAAAGACCAAATGGTCCGGCTCCACCCGCGCCCTGTCCTGGGGAACCAATCAAAGTCGTTTAAAAGCTGAAAAATGGGAGAAAAAATGA
- a CDS encoding type VI secretion system Vgr family protein, with amino-acid sequence MAANEKRFSFVSLGIPGDIFGVVRFSGTEGLSRIYEFDIQLVSADIELDLNEIIQNPARLTFLREEGNICFNGIVSEFEQLHQVGAMCFYKARLVPRIWWLTQTPFNQVFLDKSVPEIIGQVLRSGGLMNDDFDIRLEGTYRKWEYVCQYRETHMHFVRRLMEREGMYYYFEQTASGEKLIITDTRMAHTYMAEGRSIYYSPPSGLDTLYREEVIKNFFCRQKMVPKSVHLRDHNFGRPELPLEGSADVFEEGHGQVYFYGDHFTSPEQAGRLTRIRAESYQCWMQTFFGDTTIPFLRPGYTFHLDKHFRAAFNQDYLTVEVSHQGNQASFMLAGLPGQLSEQETSPAYVNRVTALPASVQFRPERKAEKPRFYGTLNARIDAAGDGTYAELDAEGRYKVILPFDRSGRSGGKASAWIRMMQPYAGSNQGMHFPLHKGTEVLLTFIEGDPDRPVIAGAVPTPQAISPVNERNQTKSMIQTGRGNLLGGNNYIEFEDKNRHEAIRIHSPGDLWREAQNRYGEYHAYDPQDSLSDGREPKIEDLKSNFGQGSGCNPTGMIDIHNSHQPQANFFSDVFRKAHVHLSSLDTVNLQEGNIYDFGGYWNYNLGNCYVEEHLDQSPELNKEHDYDLLDAGGPNWNGWRTVKSEEHGGSTNQLIDLAHEASDSWKNIWVEKHFGDAYEYTEGSTISVTKGSSQEIQVGGRHVEEKYNGKGKKTLYSVSEKGKTEETKWCSHTGNMLSYSISQKQPNAVHSFDFNWANTMSMDMKFAASTSLDFTMAASTAFHFTMASSLAFDFKRAATLDLTVAKGLQTEIGSYTGGKIGLSSFKGLSLNAAMHQAAAIDLSSYQGLKLGLESFKGLSLSVETGLAIAIKCDLRTTAKIDIDNNDGKLSVKAGGLLEFAKETSLKAAVDTLRVRM; translated from the coding sequence ATGGCGGCCAATGAAAAACGGTTTTCTTTTGTTTCACTTGGTATTCCCGGAGACATTTTCGGAGTGGTGCGCTTTAGCGGCACCGAGGGGCTGTCGAGGATCTATGAGTTTGACATCCAGCTTGTGTCGGCGGATATAGAGCTGGATTTAAACGAAATCATCCAGAACCCGGCCCGGCTCACGTTTCTGCGCGAGGAAGGCAATATCTGCTTTAACGGGATTGTCTCGGAGTTTGAGCAGCTCCACCAGGTCGGGGCCATGTGCTTTTACAAGGCACGCCTGGTGCCCAGAATCTGGTGGCTGACCCAGACACCTTTTAACCAGGTTTTTCTCGACAAAAGCGTGCCGGAAATCATCGGGCAGGTCCTTCGCTCCGGGGGCCTGATGAATGATGATTTTGATATCCGACTGGAAGGCACCTATCGGAAATGGGAATATGTGTGCCAGTACCGCGAGACCCATATGCACTTTGTCCGGCGCCTAATGGAGCGCGAGGGCATGTATTATTACTTTGAGCAGACCGCTTCCGGCGAAAAACTGATCATCACCGATACCCGCATGGCCCACACATACATGGCAGAAGGCCGGAGCATTTACTATTCCCCGCCAAGCGGCCTGGATACCTTGTACCGGGAGGAGGTCATCAAGAATTTTTTCTGCCGCCAGAAAATGGTGCCCAAATCCGTCCATCTCAGGGATCATAACTTCGGCCGCCCGGAGCTGCCGCTGGAAGGATCCGCGGATGTGTTTGAAGAAGGCCACGGCCAGGTCTATTTTTACGGGGATCACTTCACAAGCCCGGAGCAGGCCGGCCGGCTGACCCGTATCCGGGCCGAGTCCTATCAGTGTTGGATGCAGACGTTTTTCGGAGACACCACCATCCCGTTTCTAAGACCCGGCTACACCTTTCATCTGGACAAGCATTTCCGTGCGGCATTCAACCAGGACTATCTGACCGTGGAAGTTTCCCACCAGGGAAACCAGGCATCATTTATGCTCGCGGGCCTGCCCGGGCAGCTTTCGGAGCAGGAAACCAGCCCCGCATACGTCAACCGGGTCACGGCCCTGCCGGCATCGGTTCAGTTCCGCCCGGAGCGCAAAGCCGAAAAACCCCGTTTTTACGGTACGCTAAACGCACGCATTGATGCGGCCGGCGACGGCACTTATGCGGAGCTCGATGCCGAGGGCCGCTACAAGGTGATTCTGCCCTTTGACCGAAGCGGCCGAAGCGGCGGCAAGGCATCGGCCTGGATTCGAATGATGCAGCCCTATGCCGGCTCCAACCAGGGAATGCACTTTCCCCTGCACAAGGGCACCGAGGTGCTTTTGACCTTTATCGAAGGGGATCCGGACCGGCCGGTCATTGCCGGGGCCGTGCCCACCCCCCAGGCGATCAGCCCGGTAAACGAGCGCAACCAGACCAAGTCGATGATTCAGACCGGGCGCGGCAACCTGCTGGGGGGCAACAATTACATCGAGTTCGAGGACAAAAACCGGCATGAAGCCATCCGGATCCATTCTCCGGGGGACTTGTGGCGCGAGGCCCAGAACCGTTACGGGGAGTATCATGCCTATGACCCGCAGGATTCGCTTTCAGACGGCCGGGAGCCCAAGATCGAAGATTTGAAATCCAACTTCGGCCAGGGCAGCGGATGCAACCCCACCGGCATGATCGATATTCACAACAGCCATCAGCCCCAGGCGAACTTTTTCAGCGATGTATTTCGAAAGGCGCATGTACACCTGTCCTCCCTTGATACGGTCAACCTTCAGGAAGGCAATATTTATGACTTTGGCGGCTACTGGAATTATAACCTGGGCAACTGCTACGTGGAAGAACACCTGGACCAGAGCCCGGAGTTAAACAAAGAACACGACTACGACCTGCTGGATGCGGGCGGGCCGAACTGGAACGGCTGGCGCACGGTCAAGTCAGAAGAGCACGGCGGATCCACAAACCAATTGATTGATCTTGCCCATGAGGCCTCGGACAGCTGGAAAAACATCTGGGTGGAAAAACATTTCGGCGACGCCTACGAATACACCGAGGGCAGCACGATTTCCGTGACAAAGGGATCATCTCAGGAAATCCAGGTAGGCGGCCGTCACGTGGAGGAAAAATACAACGGCAAGGGCAAAAAAACCCTTTACAGTGTTTCTGAAAAGGGAAAAACCGAGGAGACAAAATGGTGCTCCCATACGGGCAACATGCTGTCTTACAGCATCAGCCAGAAACAGCCCAATGCCGTGCATAGCTTTGATTTCAACTGGGCCAACACCATGTCAATGGACATGAAGTTTGCCGCCAGCACCTCTCTTGACTTTACCATGGCCGCCAGCACCGCTTTTCATTTTACAATGGCCTCGAGCCTGGCCTTTGACTTCAAAAGGGCGGCCACCCTGGATCTGACCGTTGCCAAGGGGCTGCAGACAGAAATCGGCTCCTACACCGGGGGAAAAATCGGCCTGTCCTCCTTTAAGGGACTGTCGCTAAACGCCGCCATGCACCAGGCCGCGGCCATAGACCTTTCAAGCTATCAGGGACTCAAACTGGGGCTGGAATCGTTTAAGGGCCTGTCTCTTTCAGTGGAGACCGGTCTGGCCATTGCCATCAAATGCGATCTGCGGACAACCGCAAAAATTGACATTGATAACAATGACGGCAAATTGTCTGTCAAGGCCGGCGGACTGCTCGAATTTGCCAAGGAGACAAGCTTAAAGGCCGCAGTTGACACCCTTCGCGTCCGGATGTAG
- a CDS encoding DUF4150 domain-containing protein: MFANCSMPGMDFAMPDPCKTPTGPVPTPIPYPNMTMKIMGLPPTTNMRNLLTFLPAHNIMSTMPTSMGDTTGVLMGLVSQTIMGPGRNVRCSVKTITQAMPVTRMLDNSLQNQVNAPGGMTLVPGQFKVINLM; encoded by the coding sequence ATGTTTGCCAACTGCTCAATGCCGGGAATGGATTTTGCCATGCCCGATCCCTGCAAAACACCCACCGGGCCGGTGCCCACGCCGATTCCCTATCCGAACATGACCATGAAAATCATGGGACTGCCGCCAACGACCAACATGCGCAACCTGCTGACCTTTCTGCCGGCCCACAACATCATGTCCACGATGCCCACCAGCATGGGCGATACCACCGGGGTCTTGATGGGCCTGGTGTCCCAGACCATCATGGGCCCGGGGCGCAATGTTCGCTGCAGCGTCAAGACCATTACCCAGGCCATGCCGGTAACCCGCATGCTTGACAACTCCCTGCAGAACCAGGTCAATGCGCCCGGCGGCATGACTCTGGTGCCCGGGCAGTTTAAGGTCATTAACCTGATGTAA